The nucleotide sequence GGCTACGCGAAACATAGGCACTCATCTTCCATGCCGCTCGGACCGACGCCATCCTGGCTGGTGGTCTCGGCCTGCCCTGCGAGAATTTGCATGCGACACCTTGCCCTTGTCCTGGTCCTCGTCTTGATGCCACTACCCGGTCTGGCCCTGGCGGCCAATGAACTTGGCTATGCCGTGCGCACCGGCGACTACAGGGCCGAAACCAACAGCCTAAACGGCTGGACCTACACCACGACCTTCGGCACGGCCTATACCCGCGTCAGCGACCCCACGTTCCAGGCCTTGTCCTATGATTCCAGCGGACGGGTGGCCTCCTATGTCATTGCCGGGGAAACCCGCTACGTCTATTACGGCGACGACACCGCGAGCCAGATCCGGGACAAGGCCGCTTCCGTGGCGTTGCAGCAAGCCGGCAACGGCTTCAATCTGCTGGCCAGCCAGCGAGCCATCGACCGCACTATCTTCGACCGGCTTTTCGCCACGCTCATCGCCACCCGCCTGGGAGCCAAAGGACTTGCCGCCGGCGACGACACGCCCGCTTCCATGGCGGTCTGGGCCGACGGCTCCTACACCATGCAGGGCAGCAGCCAGACCGGTTCCCAACATGCCTCCAACCAGTACATCGCCCTGGCCGGCCTGGACTACACCGTGTCCGACCGACTGACCCTGGGCTTTGGCGCGGGATTTAACCAGAACTTTACCGACTACCACGCCGGTAAAGCCTCCAGCCAGCGCGACGACTATTTCATCTTCAATCCCTATGCCGGGTTCACCCTCTGGGACAGGCTGTGTCTGGGTTTGCAGGCCGGTCTCAAGTACGGCCGCACCACGCTTTCGGGCAGCCAGTCCGGCGACTACCAGTCCCTGACCACCTCGGCCGGCGGCTTTCTGACCTATGCCTTCATCCGCGACCGGCTGATGTTCACCCCGGTGGTCGGCTACAGCTATTCGTATCGCAATCCTTACGCCGACGGCGTGGAGGCCACGGCCGTGGGCATGGCCAAGGCCGGCGGCCGGCTCACCTACCAGTTCGAGAAGGTGCTTCCCTACATTGATCTGGCCTACAACTACGACACCGTGGGCCAGATCGGCGGCCAACGCAGCGACATGCTGGCCACCGTCGGTCTGGATTTCATGCCGACCAACACCTTCAGCATCGGTCTGTTCGCCTCCAACACCTTTTTCCGGGGCAAGGAATACTGCACCACCTTCGACCTGAACCTGCGGTATACGTTCTGACGGCGCGACGGCCGCGACAACACGCCGGCCAAGGAGATTCCATGTCCCGGTTTGCTTGCCATGGCATCGATTTGCTTGCCACGATCTGTCTTACCCTGCTCCTGGCCTTATGTCTGGCCGACACGGCCCAGGCGGCCAAGGAGGCCGAGCCGGCCGGCGTCGTCTCGGCCATTGAGGATGCGGTCCAGGCCATCGCCGCCGACGGCACGAGCCGCGAGCTGGCCCTGGAATCCCCGGTCTTTGTCGGCGACGCCATCGTCACCAGCCCTACCGGCGCGGCCCGCATCAGCCTGCAAGATGGCACGATCCTGACCTTGCAGGCGGAGTCCCGTCTGGAAATCAAGGATTTCGCCTACAAAGGCCAGTCCAATGACGCCATGCGCCTGGCTGTCTCCTTCGTATCCGGCATATGCCGGCTCCTCAGCGGCCAGATCGTCAAGAAAAACCCTGATCGGTACGTGGTTGATTCCCCCTACGCCACCATCGGCATACGCGGCACCGAGATCGGCACGCGCATCCGGGGCAATGCCCAGCTCGTGGCCCTGCTCTCCGGCACGCCCATTAGCGTCACGGCCACGGACGGCCAGTCCCAGACCATCCCCCAGCCGGACTACGGCGTGGACCTGGGCCCCGGGAAGGCGCCTTCGGCTCCGCGCCCGCTGACCGAAGAGGAAAAAATGCTCTTCACCCGCCTCGTTTTCCGCCGCCAGATGGACAGCATGCGGCTGCAAATGCTGTTGCAATCCAGCCGGCCGGTCATGCGGCCGGGGCGGTTCTAATTCTAGCGGCAAGGCCGCTGTCGTTCCTGTCCTGCTCCAAGACGCACGAGCAAGGGGCCGGCCTCAAGGAGGTCGGCCCCTTGCTCGTGAAGACGATTGGACAGGCGCAACCTTCTGGCTGTCGCCAACCAGCGTCTCTTGCGGAATCCCCGTCTCTCTCGGCAATCACGGTGACGACCGGTCGCGACGACTGCTCGCCGAAGCGACGTTTCGACGCCTGACGGCCAAGCCGGAAGATCGTTCAGGGAAAAGGTTGCCCGAACCGGTCCGCCGCAACGCTGGGCCAGGCCTCGACCAGTCCGTGATGATGGTCCGCGCCGTCCAGCACCAGACAACGCGCCTGGGAGGCGTCGCCCAGCCTGGCAAGAAACCGCCGGCACAGCCAGGGCGGCGTGTTGGCGTCGCCCGAACCGGCGATGTGCGTTTGCGGGATGTGGGCCACGACCGGGGCGACGTCGGCCGGATTAGGCCAGTCCGGCGGCAGGGTCAGGCCATGCAGCTCGGCCCAGGCCGCGAAATCAAGATTGGCGGCCACGGTGAACAGGGCGACCACGTCCGTGCGCCCGGCGGCCAGCAGCACGGCCAGGGCGCCGCCGCCGGAATAGCCGACCAGCCCCAGGCGGTCGGCTCCGTAAACGGCCTTGGCGGCGTCCAGGGCGGCGCTGAGGCAGGCCACGGTTCGGGGCGCGTAGCGCTGCGTGGTCCACAGCGTCGGATCGAGGTCGGCCAGGACTTCCAGGGAAAGGTATTGCCCTGGCCGGGCCAGATAGAGCGCCTTGCCGCCGGGAACCCGGGCCGCCAGACGCAGGCCCACCGGATCGGTCGGGGTCGGATCGTCCGAGGGCCTTCGCCGGTCGCGGTAGGCCTGGCCGTCGCCCTCGATATACACGGTAAGCGTCCTGCCCGGTCCGTTTCGGCCATAGGCGACAAGGGGCACGGGACAGGCCGGGCCGGTCTCCAAGGCGATCGGCGTCAATCCGCCCGAGGCGGCAATGGCGGTCGCCTGATCGCGGCGCGCGGCGCTGCCCGGCGTGCCTGCGCAGCCGCTGGACAGCCCAGCCAACAGCAGACACACGGCGACCAGAAGGACCGACCCTGAGCGGCCCGGACGCGCTATGGCGGAGACATTGACGGCGGTCATGAGGCTTCTCCCGGGAGGTGGCGCGAACCTGCGCCAGCCTCCGGGCATGATGGCCCGAAACGCTCCTTGGGGCAATACGACCGGCCGACCGTCAGGTGGCGCGATAGGCGGCCAGGCGAGCGGCGTCCGGCGGTTTTCGGCCGTCGAAGTGCCGGCAAGCCGCGAAGTAGCGCAGATCGGCGGCCCAGACTCCCAGGTCGCGCAGGCCAAGCCCCAGCAGATTGCGCCAGCCAGGCAGGCCGGCGGCCAGATCCCCAAGCGGCCCCAGCAGTTCGGTGGGGTCGCGAAAGCACTCCCAGTCGCAGGCCCGGCAAAAGGCTTGCCCGTCCAACCGCTCCCGGCCAAGCTTCCAGAACGGTCCCAGGTTCTCGCGTCCCCGGTAGCCGCAGGGGAAGCAGTCGCCCTGGCGGTCCACGTAAAAAAAGCTCACTCCGCCAAGGCAGGGCCGGTCAGCCCTGGCCGCGCCCGCGTAGCGCCGGACCAGGGCGGCCACGGCCGAACGGGGGGTGAAAATACGCAAATCTCCACGATGACGCACCACGGCGGCGTCGAGAGCGGCAAAAAGCGCCCGCTTTTCCCATTCGGCAAAGCTGACCCGCCTGTCTGCCGCCGTAGCCGCATAGGCAGCCGAAGCCCCCTTGGCCGCATCGTCGTCGCTCATGGGGTAGCAACAATTGGCCATGGTAAATCCCAAGCCGGCGGCGGTGGTGAAAAAGCGCGACAGACCCTGGCCGGCCAGCTTTTGAAAGCTGACCGCGTCGTCCGCCTCAAGGGGCGTTTCGCCGGTCATGAGGCGGGTCAGGGCCAGATTGGCCGTGGGATACAGGCCATGGGCGTGAAAAACGGGCAAAGCCCGGGCAATCCCCTCCATCAGCCCGGGAAAGCCCCGATTGGCTTCGTGGACGCCGGCATGGGCGGAATCCAGGCTGATCCAGAAATTGCGTACCGGCGTGGCGGCAAGCATCGCGGCCAACCGGGTCACGCGGTCCATGAAATCCGGGGCGTCGGGCCGGGCGAACCGGTAGCCATTGGTGCCGGTGCGC is from Solidesulfovibrio magneticus RS-1 and encodes:
- a CDS encoding FecR family protein, whose protein sequence is MSRFACHGIDLLATICLTLLLALCLADTAQAAKEAEPAGVVSAIEDAVQAIAADGTSRELALESPVFVGDAIVTSPTGAARISLQDGTILTLQAESRLEIKDFAYKGQSNDAMRLAVSFVSGICRLLSGQIVKKNPDRYVVDSPYATIGIRGTEIGTRIRGNAQLVALLSGTPISVTATDGQSQTIPQPDYGVDLGPGKAPSAPRPLTEEEKMLFTRLVFRRQMDSMRLQMLLQSSRPVMRPGRF
- a CDS encoding autotransporter outer membrane beta-barrel domain-containing protein gives rise to the protein MRHLALVLVLVLMPLPGLALAANELGYAVRTGDYRAETNSLNGWTYTTTFGTAYTRVSDPTFQALSYDSSGRVASYVIAGETRYVYYGDDTASQIRDKAASVALQQAGNGFNLLASQRAIDRTIFDRLFATLIATRLGAKGLAAGDDTPASMAVWADGSYTMQGSSQTGSQHASNQYIALAGLDYTVSDRLTLGFGAGFNQNFTDYHAGKASSQRDDYFIFNPYAGFTLWDRLCLGLQAGLKYGRTTLSGSQSGDYQSLTTSAGGFLTYAFIRDRLMFTPVVGYSYSYRNPYADGVEATAVGMAKAGGRLTYQFEKVLPYIDLAYNYDTVGQIGGQRSDMLATVGLDFMPTNTFSIGLFASNTFFRGKEYCTTFDLNLRYTF
- a CDS encoding alpha/beta hydrolase family protein; protein product: MTAVNVSAIARPGRSGSVLLVAVCLLLAGLSSGCAGTPGSAARRDQATAIAASGGLTPIALETGPACPVPLVAYGRNGPGRTLTVYIEGDGQAYRDRRRPSDDPTPTDPVGLRLAARVPGGKALYLARPGQYLSLEVLADLDPTLWTTQRYAPRTVACLSAALDAAKAVYGADRLGLVGYSGGGALAVLLAAGRTDVVALFTVAANLDFAAWAELHGLTLPPDWPNPADVAPVVAHIPQTHIAGSGDANTPPWLCRRFLARLGDASQARCLVLDGADHHHGLVEAWPSVAADRFGQPFP
- a CDS encoding radical SAM protein, yielding MPILKILRRRGRPRQVVVQLTDRCNARCFQCGMNVGNGGPRGDLDRETAKRIIDHCAVLGVSALSFTGGEPLLAGDLLCELLDYAGRAGIEYLRTGTNGYRFARPDAPDFMDRVTRLAAMLAATPVRNFWISLDSAHAGVHEANRGFPGLMEGIARALPVFHAHGLYPTANLALTRLMTGETPLEADDAVSFQKLAGQGLSRFFTTAAGLGFTMANCCYPMSDDDAAKGASAAYAATAADRRVSFAEWEKRALFAALDAAVVRHRGDLRIFTPRSAVAALVRRYAGAARADRPCLGGVSFFYVDRQGDCFPCGYRGRENLGPFWKLGRERLDGQAFCRACDWECFRDPTELLGPLGDLAAGLPGWRNLLGLGLRDLGVWAADLRYFAACRHFDGRKPPDAARLAAYRAT